In a single window of the Antedon mediterranea chromosome 1, ecAntMedi1.1, whole genome shotgun sequence genome:
- the LOC140063666 gene encoding leucine-rich repeat flightless-interacting protein 2-like isoform X3, producing the protein MCFLKDFLLSYLFGSKAEARLAARRQARAEARDIRMRELERQQKEAEDAMDKEFEKAKGEKRIAFDKTGVAEPDGPQEIPVVKHAVSVSSYASSASPSSSRRGSIDSTDQDQSTMKITISELEEKYKKAMMTNAQMDNEKAALVAEVDILKDTLEEQEEMMYEIQREARDKHRDLEFKKREAAGLHNEVSILREMLEQRDKLIEEHGLILVGENGEGNEKELKDKVGAIVVVSPEAAEMLEMVGEGPLDVRLKKFVEEKKQLLEEIRLLKIDLENERDKVAVAERRRTAQAPLSNGPDINAYDIQREATKQVNDIKYKLQKAEQELTNLESTNSRLEGQVKRYKQSQELAEQTEEELKSDKRKLNRENRTLRDQVEELETEKGHLKKRLEKLRQVRITTAVAEV; encoded by the exons ATGTGTTTTCTCAAAGACTTTTTACTCAGCTACCTATTCGGGTCAAAG GCGGAGGCTCGCTTGGCTGCAAGAAGACAAGCCAGAGCTGAGGCTCGGGATATTAGAATGCGAGAGCTAGAACGGCAACAAAAAGAG GCTGAAGATGCAATGGATAAAGAATTTGAGAAGGCCAAGGGAGAAAAAAGAATT GCTTTTGATAAAACAGGAGTTGCAGAACCAGATGGTCCCCAAGAAATA CCTGTTGTCAAACATGCAGTTTCTGTGTCGTCGTATGCATCATCAGCTAGTCCGTCATCGTCAAGACGAGGGAGTATAGACTCCACCGACCAGGATCAGAGTACAATGAAG ATAACAATATCAGAATTAGAGGAAAAGTACAAAAAGGCTATGATGACAAATGCACAAATGGACAATGAGAAAGCCGCCTTGGTTGCAGAGGTTGATATATTAAAAGATACCCTAGAGGAGCAAGAGGAGATGATGTATGAAATTCAAAGAGAAGCCAGAGATAAACATAGG GATTTAGAGTTTAAAAAACGAGAAGCAGCAGGATTACATAATGAAGTTTCAATTCTTAGAGAAATGTTAGAACAGAGAGACAAACTAATAGAG GAACATGGTCTAATATTGGTTGGAGAGAACGGTGAAGGAAatgaaaaagaattaaaagacAAAGTAGGAGCAATAGTTGTGGTTTCACCAGAAGCTGCTGAGATGCTGGAAATGGTTGGCGAAGGTCCTCTGGATGTGCGACTTAAAAAGTTTGTGGAAGAAAAGAAACAACTACTAGAAGAG ATTAGATTACTTAAAATTGATTTAGAAAATGAAAGGGACAAAGTAGCGGTGGCTGAAAGAAGGAGAACCGCACAAGCACCCTTATCAAATGGACCTGATATAAATGCATATGATATACAAA GAGAAGCCACAAAACAGGttaatgatataaaatataaacttcAAAAGGCAGAGCAGGAACTCACAAACCTTGAAAGCACT AATTCACGGTTAGAAGGTCAGGTGAAACGATATAAACAATCCCAAGAATTGGCAGAACAAACAGAAGAAGAATTAAAATCAGACAAAAGGAAACTGAACAGAGAG AACCGTACCCTTAGAGATCAAGTTGAAGAATTGGAAACAGAAAAAGGCCATCTAAAAAAACGGTTAGAAAAACTTCGCCAAGTGCGGATTACCACAGCCGTAGCAGAGGTTTAG
- the LOC140063666 gene encoding leucine-rich repeat flightless-interacting protein 2-like isoform X1: protein MSATSPTTTAPPPGQPGSGGRRRERGTSRAYTAEDQALDSIAKEAEARLAARRQARAEARDIRMRELERQQKEAEDAMDKEFEKAKGEKRIAFDKTGVAEPDGPQEIPVVKHAVSVSSYASSASPSSSRRGSIDSTDQDQSTMKITISELEEKYKKAMMTNAQMDNEKAALVAEVDILKDTLEEQEEMMYEIQREARDKHRDLEFKKREAAGLHNEVSILREMLEQRDKLIEEHGLILVGENGEGNEKELKDKVGAIVVVSPEAAEMLEMVGEGPLDVRLKKFVEEKKQLLEEIRLLKIDLENERDKVAVAERRRTAQAPLSNGPDINAYDIQREATKQVNDIKYKLQKAEQELTNLESTNSRLEGQVKRYKQSQELAEQTEEELKSDKRKLNRENRTLRDQVEELETEKGHLKKRLEKLRQVRITTAVAEV from the exons GCGGAGGCTCGCTTGGCTGCAAGAAGACAAGCCAGAGCTGAGGCTCGGGATATTAGAATGCGAGAGCTAGAACGGCAACAAAAAGAG GCTGAAGATGCAATGGATAAAGAATTTGAGAAGGCCAAGGGAGAAAAAAGAATT GCTTTTGATAAAACAGGAGTTGCAGAACCAGATGGTCCCCAAGAAATA CCTGTTGTCAAACATGCAGTTTCTGTGTCGTCGTATGCATCATCAGCTAGTCCGTCATCGTCAAGACGAGGGAGTATAGACTCCACCGACCAGGATCAGAGTACAATGAAG ATAACAATATCAGAATTAGAGGAAAAGTACAAAAAGGCTATGATGACAAATGCACAAATGGACAATGAGAAAGCCGCCTTGGTTGCAGAGGTTGATATATTAAAAGATACCCTAGAGGAGCAAGAGGAGATGATGTATGAAATTCAAAGAGAAGCCAGAGATAAACATAGG GATTTAGAGTTTAAAAAACGAGAAGCAGCAGGATTACATAATGAAGTTTCAATTCTTAGAGAAATGTTAGAACAGAGAGACAAACTAATAGAG GAACATGGTCTAATATTGGTTGGAGAGAACGGTGAAGGAAatgaaaaagaattaaaagacAAAGTAGGAGCAATAGTTGTGGTTTCACCAGAAGCTGCTGAGATGCTGGAAATGGTTGGCGAAGGTCCTCTGGATGTGCGACTTAAAAAGTTTGTGGAAGAAAAGAAACAACTACTAGAAGAG ATTAGATTACTTAAAATTGATTTAGAAAATGAAAGGGACAAAGTAGCGGTGGCTGAAAGAAGGAGAACCGCACAAGCACCCTTATCAAATGGACCTGATATAAATGCATATGATATACAAA GAGAAGCCACAAAACAGGttaatgatataaaatataaacttcAAAAGGCAGAGCAGGAACTCACAAACCTTGAAAGCACT AATTCACGGTTAGAAGGTCAGGTGAAACGATATAAACAATCCCAAGAATTGGCAGAACAAACAGAAGAAGAATTAAAATCAGACAAAAGGAAACTGAACAGAGAG AACCGTACCCTTAGAGATCAAGTTGAAGAATTGGAAACAGAAAAAGGCCATCTAAAAAAACGGTTAGAAAAACTTCGCCAAGTGCGGATTACCACAGCCGTAGCAGAGGTTTAG